A window from Lampris incognitus isolate fLamInc1 chromosome 5, fLamInc1.hap2, whole genome shotgun sequence encodes these proteins:
- the LOC130113410 gene encoding endoplasmic reticulum resident protein 27 produces MLLSVLLSLLVSSAFAKEKDSALPRLTDSKAADTFVDSAEVVVIGFFEGEESHGYKEFVAAAQRVDTVPAAICTEKEVWAHLSITSDTITIFRKADNRQEKLVLSEAKKVETDGLVNFLFINELRYITEYNQVTAVGLFSSEVKTHLLLFVNGGNKDNNELKDRLAALAPEFTGKFLFVWINGAQKSNARSLGYFGIKPHDLPRIGIYDGNSDMKWLLPEGEISTERVREFCQSFLRGDLKEVKEAGKARTEL; encoded by the exons ATGCTGCTCTCTGTGCTGTTGTCTCTGCTGGTCTCCTCAGCCTTCGCCAAAGAGAAAG acAGCGCCCTCCCCAGGCTGACCGATAGCAAAGCTGCTGATACCTTCGTCGACTCTGCTGAGGTGGTGGTCATCGGCTTCTTTGAG GGAGAGGAGAGTCATGGCTATAAGGAGTTTGTGGCAGCTGCTCAGCGGGTAGACACGGTCCCTGCAGCTATCTGCACTGAGAAAGAAGTGTGGGCTCACCTGAGCATCACCTCGGACACCATCACCATTTTCAGAAAG GCAGATAACCGCCAGGAGAAACTTGTTCTCTCAGAGGCCAAGAAGGTGGAGACTGACGGCCTTGTAAACTTCCTCTTCATCAATGAGCTGCGCTACATCACAGAATACAACCAAGTG ACAGCAGTGGGCCTGTTCAGCTCAGAGGTGAAGACCCACCTCCTGCTCTTCGTCAACGGAGGAAACAAAGACAATAATGAACTGAAGGATCGACTGGCGGCTCTCGCCCCCGAGTTCACCGGCAAG TTCCTGTTTGTGTGGATAAATGGAGCCCAGAAGTCCAACGCCCGCTCGCTGGGCTACTTCGGCATCAAGCCACATGACCTCCCCCGCATCGGCATATATGACGGCAACTCTGACATGAAGTGGCTCCTACCCGAGGGAGAGATCTCCACCGAGCGAGTGCGGGAATTCTGCCAGTCCTTTCTACGAGGGGATCTGAAG GAGGTGAAGGAGGCAGGCAAAGCCAGAACAGAGCTCTAG
- the LOC130113356 gene encoding retinal cone rhodopsin-sensitive cGMP 3',5'-cyclic phosphodiesterase subunit gamma-like has protein sequence MSDTAVAAPADKKAPPKFKQRTARTFKSKAPKPGQKGFGDDIPGMEGLGTDITVVCPWEAFGDMELSDLAKYGIV, from the exons ATGTCAGACACAGCAGTCGCAGCTCCCGCCGACAAGAAGGCACCTCCCAAGTTCAAGCAGAGGACCGCCCGTACCTTCAAGAGCAAGGCCCCCAAACCAGGCCAGAAGGG ATTCGGGGACGACATCCCCGGGATGGAGGGTCTCGGCACAGACATCACAGTGGTGTGTCCATGGGAAGCCTTCGGCGACATGGAGCTCAGCGACCTGGCCAAATACGGCATCGTCTAA
- the LOC130112790 gene encoding retinal cone rhodopsin-sensitive cGMP 3',5'-cyclic phosphodiesterase subunit gamma-like yields MADTAVATPADKKAPPKFKQRTARTFKSKAPKPGQKGFGDDIPGMEGLGTDITVVCPWEAFGDMELSDLAKYGIV; encoded by the exons ATGGCAGACACAGCAGTCGCAACTCCCGCCGACAAGAAGGCACCTCCCAAGTTCAAGCAGAGGACCGCTCGTACCTTCAAGAGCAAGGCCCCCAAACCAGGCCAGAAGGG ATTCGGGGACGACATCCCCGGGATGGAGGGTCTTGGCACAGACATCACAGTGGTGTGTCCATGGGAAGCCTTCGGCGACATGGAGCTCAGCGACCTGGCCAAATATGGCATCGTCTAG
- the LOC130112789 gene encoding retinal cone rhodopsin-sensitive cGMP 3',5'-cyclic phosphodiesterase subunit gamma-like, whose translation MKSQHRRCVTSKVISFPDPNKMNDTAVAAPADKRAPPKFKQRTARTFKSKAPKPGQKGFGDDIPGMEGLGTDITVVCPWEAFGDMELSDLAKYGIV comes from the exons ATGAAGTCACAACACCGGCGTTGTGTAACCAGTAAGGTGATTAGCTTTCCG gaTCCAAACAAAATGAACGACACAGCAGTCGCAGCTCCTGCCGACAAGAGGGCCCCTCCCAAGTTCAAGCAGAGGACCGCTCGTACCTTCAAGAGCAAGGCCCCCAAACCAGGCCAGAAGGG TTTCGGGGACGACATCCCCGGCATGGAGGGTCTCGGCACAGACATCACCGTGGTGTGTCCATGGGAAGCCTTCGGCGACATGGAGCTCAGCGACCTGGCCAAATACGGCATCGTCTAA